A window of Rufibacter sp. LB8 contains these coding sequences:
- a CDS encoding alanine racemase — protein sequence MSFLDQISEPTLLVNEAICRANIRRMAAKARRHQVRLRPHFKTHQSWQVGEWFRQEGISAITVSSVKMAQYFAGHGWQDITIAFPLNRRQLPQIIELAQQIALGLTVTSADDVVFLRDNLAASVNIWIKADTGYGRTGISSEDTATLDLLLHELKYTSQHTFKGFLAHAGHSYKVRGFEAVAAVHRQTLEKMRALKKHYAPTWPNLELSIGDTPCCSVMGDFAEMDEIRPGNYVFYDLTQHQIGSCRLEDIAVAMACPIVALHPERNEIILYGGAVHFSKDILPQPNGQNLFGLIVPLSEDGWGEPLPGTSVVSLSQEHGVARTSAELFGQFKVGDLVGVLPVHSCLTTDAARGYLTLKGERLEHLSGVPL from the coding sequence ATGTCTTTTCTTGACCAGATTTCTGAGCCCACGCTGTTAGTCAATGAAGCCATCTGCCGGGCCAACATTAGGCGCATGGCCGCCAAAGCAAGGCGGCACCAAGTACGGTTACGCCCCCATTTCAAGACGCACCAGAGTTGGCAGGTAGGCGAATGGTTCCGGCAAGAAGGCATTTCAGCCATCACGGTTTCCAGCGTGAAAATGGCGCAGTATTTTGCCGGGCACGGTTGGCAAGACATTACCATTGCGTTCCCGCTCAACCGAAGACAATTGCCGCAGATCATAGAACTGGCACAGCAGATTGCCTTGGGTCTTACCGTTACGTCTGCTGATGACGTGGTTTTTCTGCGGGACAACTTGGCCGCTTCTGTCAATATCTGGATCAAGGCAGACACCGGCTACGGCCGCACGGGCATTTCTTCTGAAGACACGGCCACCCTAGACCTTCTTCTGCATGAACTCAAGTACACCTCCCAGCACACGTTCAAAGGATTTCTGGCCCACGCCGGCCACAGTTACAAAGTCCGTGGGTTTGAGGCCGTAGCCGCCGTGCACCGGCAAACCTTGGAGAAAATGCGCGCCCTCAAAAAACACTATGCCCCCACCTGGCCAAACCTGGAACTCTCCATTGGCGACACGCCCTGCTGCAGCGTGATGGGCGACTTTGCCGAAATGGACGAAATAAGACCCGGCAACTACGTGTTCTATGACCTCACCCAGCATCAGATTGGTTCCTGTCGCTTAGAAGATATTGCCGTGGCCATGGCCTGCCCCATTGTCGCGCTGCACCCAGAACGCAACGAAATTATTCTCTACGGCGGCGCGGTACATTTCTCCAAAGACATACTTCCCCAGCCAAATGGGCAGAATTTATTCGGGTTGATAGTGCCGTTGTCGGAAGATGGTTGGGGTGAACCCTTGCCAGGTACTTCGGTGGTTTCGCTTTCACAGGAACACGGCGTGGCACGCACTTCGGCGGAGTTGTTTGGGCAATTTAAGGTGGGGGATTTAGTAGGAGTATTGCCCGTGCATTCCTGTTTGACCACTGATGCGGCTAGAGGTTATCTTACGTTGAAAGGCGAGCGGTTGGAGCATTTGAGTGGTGTGCCATTGTAA